Proteins encoded by one window of Mytilus edulis unplaced genomic scaffold, xbMytEdul2.2 SCAFFOLD_1930, whole genome shotgun sequence:
- the LOC139508064 gene encoding uncharacterized protein, whose product MNPQYVNLLQVYVAVFIMRYVNLLQVYVAVFIMGYVNLLQVYVAVFIMRLHVAVFIRGYVNLLQVYVAVFIMEYVNLLQVYVAVFIMEYVNLLQVYVAVFIMGYVNLLQVYVAVFITGYVNLLQVYVAVFIMRYVNLLQVYVAVFITGYVNLLQVYVAMFIMGYVNLLQVYVAVFIMEYVNLLQVYLAVFIMGYVNLLQVYVAVFIMEYVNLLQVYVAVFIMEYVNLLQVYLAVFIMEYVNLLQVYVAVFIMGYVNLLQVYVAVFITGYVNLLQVYVAVFIRGYVNLLQVYVAVFIRGYVNLLQVYVAVFIMEYVNLLQVYVAVFIMEYVNLLQVYVAVFITGYVNLLQVYVAVFITGYMNLLQVYVAVFIMGYLNLLQVYVAVFIMG is encoded by the exons atgaatccacagtatgtgaaCTTGTTACAGGTTTATGTAGCTGTGTTCATCATGAGGTATGTGAACTTGTTACAGGTTTATGTAGCTGTGTTCATCATGGGGTATGTGAACTTGTTACAGGTTTATGTAGCTGTGTTCATCATGAG GTTACATGTAGCTGTGTTCATCAGGGGGTATGTGAACTTGTTACAGGTTTATGTAGCTGTGTTCATTATGGAGTATGTGAACTTGTTACAGGTTTATGTAGCTGTGTTCATCATGGAGTATGTGAACTTGTTACAGGTTTATGTAGCTGTGTTCATCATGGGGTATGTGAACTTGTTACAGGTTTATGTAGCTGTGTTCATTACGGGGTATGTGAACTTGTTACAGGTTTATGTAGCTGTGTTCATCATGAGGTATGTGAACTTGTTACAGGTTTATGTAGCTGTGTTCATCACGGGGTATGTGAACTTGTTACAGGTTTATGTAGCTATGTTCATTATGGGGTATGTGAACTTGTTACAGGTTTATGTAGCTGTGTTCATCATGGAGTATGTGAACTTGTTACAGGTTTATCTAGCTGTGTTCATCATGGGGTATGTGAACTTGTTACAGGTTTATGTAGCTGTGTTCATCATGGAGTATGTGAACTTGTTACAGGTTTATGTAGCTGTGTTCATCATGGAGTATGTGAACTTGTTACAGGTTTATCTAGCTGTGTTCATCATGGAGTATGTGAACTTGTTACAGGTTTATGTAGCTGTGTTCATCATGGGGTATGTGAACTTGTTACAGGTTTATGTAGCTGTGTTCATCACGGGGTATGTGAACTTGTTACAGGTTTATGTAGCTGTGTTCATCAGGGGGTATGTGAACTTGTTACAGGTTTATGTAGCTGTGTTCATCAGGGGGTATGTGAACTTGTTACAGGTTTATGTAGCTGTGTTCATCATGGAGTATGTGAACTTGTTACAGGTTTATGTAGCTGTGTTCATCATGGAGTATGTGAATTTGTTACAGGTTTATGTAGCTGTGTTCATCACGGGGTATGTGAACTTGTTACAGGTTTATGTAGCTGTGTTCATCACGGGGTATATGAACTTGTTACAGGTTTATGTAGCTGTGTTCATCATGGGGTATTTGAACTTGTTACAGGTTTATGTAGCTGTGTTCATCATGGG